A genome region from Acinetobacter lwoffii includes the following:
- a CDS encoding DUF4385 domain-containing protein → MKPSAKVAPPKRPSRVVSNSFDYSLDFAKINFRKRPELYRIGRGEQGVLLVEPYKSEILPHWRFADEAKAQASSEKIYQLFLDYLKQEDFIGADMARKFLQMGFTRARRYANHKGGKKYDGPVPEDKKGLSGAHGRSELPRNQEDPVKAAAAKIFKQKWDEAKNHPEYLQQKKKFQEFIEQQSATG, encoded by the coding sequence ATGAAGCCATCTGCCAAAGTAGCGCCACCAAAACGTCCGTCACGTGTAGTTTCGAATAGTTTTGATTATTCTCTGGACTTTGCAAAGATTAATTTTCGTAAACGACCGGAGCTCTACCGGATTGGCCGTGGTGAACAAGGTGTTTTACTGGTTGAGCCTTATAAATCGGAAATCCTGCCACACTGGCGCTTTGCAGATGAAGCAAAAGCACAAGCCAGTAGCGAGAAAATCTATCAGCTTTTTCTAGACTATTTAAAGCAAGAAGATTTTATCGGTGCGGACATGGCACGCAAGTTTTTACAGATGGGTTTTACCCGTGCCCGGCGTTATGCCAACCATAAAGGTGGCAAAAAATACGATGGCCCGGTTCCGGAAGACAAAAAAGGTTTAAGTGGCGCGCATGGCCGTTCCGAGCTGCCCCGCAATCAGGAAGACCCGGTTAAAGCCGCTGCTGCCAAAATCTTTAAACAGAAATGGGATGAAGCTAAAAATCATCCCGAATATCTTCAGCAAAAAAAGAAATTTCAGGAATTTATAGAGCAGCAGTCTGCAACTGGATAA